A portion of the Salmo trutta chromosome 1, fSalTru1.1, whole genome shotgun sequence genome contains these proteins:
- the pcare2 gene encoding uncharacterized protein pcare2 → MGCSPSKDHLFPGIPDGVHKALLPVPPEVGNIKPVEGENQDIDNTDIDEEVEELPLSAEEDNPMAALGKVADMAPITAVVSNLGAVSQIEVKMTSQVRDTHSEKLPEKQAKKVKKRRKNKGVKRGCRKEKEINTSIIQGKVDLPMHMVRAHQAAYEYLNPNISKCETLLGLLNQAAQTQLSLQPMMTAIVMRFEEVNQALEEMAEEGELMLKEHGNHMAWPSEIRDPAPTPSKPNSDPSETPPDLLQLLLQHSTEKMKLVGSSIQGLGDTALEEAADFFASLSRLLGERLQSKRAVEDRLTQVLARVEAAAKCNLDDLSLHSEDSGIGGENESLMGSERHCRQWGCSGSGGSARPTPPSHSPDQVCLNEGEEGEENEEEDDDDEDEEDEEEERSGRVRSNSSPPDPIQNTKHSKGQPPKRPQTAAPLGRPVRPPRSMSIDSLHVQELQQKDLDRRTGNNSLRRYSSGGQRVARYGLKGSTKANQAPNSLPAIAPQPPGRNSVKRLINTFSGGVDGRPGQSLPSAHLRGSRSSGTPLLPDIGSGEDIVSGNNNKNIWAAEGGEGLDDDNLPPPPPEVLMDNSYESNEENPDDDEGEEEDTDSRGHPVPRQRSTASQRLRASLQNMTVLPNRGSVGPIRQDPLKRCGQQPASEGDQESEQAASLYHKARKIIHLRNAAESAANRPDQGVRGPLRAGVSLRQGSSNPYEGEYYPTSMPPTVPPVSRVRLPPSCPSTHHRLPNPPAFAQPNPPSRPSSPRVLGWSREDNGEDMSPSVSFNDARSVFCQNSQSNSQSWTPHYSSTFPRPYGEPSRGRLSTRGSQTVSRRSQSDQRPSLTTQQQDLSNPGTPRGRTRGSEPNMSKSSERMVNGLVTEGDNQSDPSAVDTDLDPEQ, encoded by the exons ATGGGTTGTTCCCCATCCAAAGATCATCTCTTCCCAGGGATCCCAGATGGGGTACACAAGGCTCTGCTGCCAGTACCACCAGAGGTGGGTAACATCAAGCCTGTTGAGGGAGAAAACCAAGATATTGACAATACGGATATTGATGAAGAGGTGGAGGAACTCCCACTATCAGCTGAAGAGGATAATCCTATGGCTGCCCTGGGAAAAGTGGCGGACATGGCCCCCATCACAGCCGTTGTGTCAAACCTAGGGGCCGTCTCTCAAATAGAGGTCAAAATGACATCAcaggtgagagacacacacagtgagaaGTTACCGGAAAAGCAGGCAAAAAAGGTCAAGAAGAGAAGGAAGAATAAGGGCGTCAAACGGGGCTGCCGAAAAGAAAAGGAGATAAACACCTCAATCATCCAGGGGAAGGTGGACCTTCCCATGCACATGGTGAGAGCTCACCAGGCCGCCTACGAATACCTGAACCCCAACATCTCCAAGTGTGAGACCCTGCTGGGGCTGCTGAACCAGGCCGCCCAGACCCAGCTCTCCCTGCAGCCCATGATGACAGCCATTGTGATGCGCTTCGAGGAGGTCAACCAGGCCCTGGAGGAGATGGCTGAGGAAGGGGAGCTGATGCTGAAGGAGCATGGCAACCACATGGCCTGGCCCTCTGAGATAAGGGACCCAGCTCCCACCCCCTCCAAGCCCAATTCTGACCCATCAGAAACCCCCCCAGATCTGCTGCAGCTGCTGCTCCAGCATTCAACTGAAAAGATGAAGCTGGTGGGGAGCTCGATCCAAGGCCTGGGAGACACCGCTCTGGAAGAGGCGGCGGACTTCTTCGCCTCGTTATCTAGACTACTGGGAGAGAGGCTGCAGTCCAAGCGGGCAGTAGAGGATCGTCTGACCCAGGTGCTGGCGCGCGTGGAGGCAGCTGCCAAGTGCAACCTTGATGACTTGTCCCTGCACAGCGAGGACAGCGGCATCGGGGGAGAGAACGAGTCACTGATGGGATCAGAGCGCCACTGTCGTCAATGGGGGTGTTCTGGGTCCGGTGGCAGTGCACGCCCCACACCCCCAAGCCATTCACCTGACCAGGTATGCCTTAACGAAGGTGAGGAGGGGGAAGaaaatgaggaagaggatgatgatgatgaagatgaggaggatgaagaggaagagaggtcagggagggtgcggtccaactcatccccgCCAGACCCCATACAGAACACCAAGCACAGCAAAGGGCAGCCACCCAAACGGCCTCAGACAGCTGCCCCCTTGGGCAGGCCAGTGAGACCACCACGGTCAATGTCCATAGACTCTCTACATGTTCAGGAGCTGCAACAGAAAGACCTGGACCGACGGACGGGAAACAACTCTCTGAGAAGATACTCTTCAGGGGGGCAGAGGGTTGCCAGATATGGACTCAAAGGGTCCACAAAGGCAAACCAAGCACCAAATTCACTACCAGCAATAGCACCACAACCTCCTGGCCGCAACTCCGTCAAAAGACTCATAAACACATTCAGTGGTGGGGTGGACGGCAGACCAGGCCAAAGTCTCCCTAGTGCACACCTTAGGGGGTCTAGGAGCAGTGGAACTCCCCTCTTACCCGACATTGGAAGTGGAGAGGACATTGTTAGTGGTAACAACAATAAGAACATCTGGGCAGCGGAAGGCGGGGAGGGCCTGGATGATGACaacctgcccccccctccccctgaaGTCCTGATGGACAATTCCTATGAGAGCAATGAGGAAAACCCGGATGATGATGAAGGGGAAGAGGAGGACACCGACAGTAGGGGCCACCCTGTGCCACGCCAAAGGAGCACCGCCTCTCAGCGCCTGAGGGCCTCATTGCAGAACATGACGGTGCTGCCCAACCGTGGAAGTGTCGGACCAATCAGACAGGATCCCTTGAAGAGGTGTGGACAGCAGCCAGCATCTGAAGGTGACCAAGAGAGTGAGCAGGCCGCCTCTCTCTACCATAAGGCCCGCAAGATCATCCACCTGCGCAACGCAGCTGAATCCGCTGCAAACAGACCTGACCAGGGGGTTCGAGGACCCCTTAGAGCTGGGGTGAGTCTCCGGCAAGGAAGCAGCAACCCCTATGAGGGGGAGTATTACCCCACCAGCATGCCACCGACCGTCCCACCAGTCTCCAGAGTTCGCCTTCCACCCTCTTGTCCCTCTACACACCACAGACTACCAAACCCCCCTGCTTTCGCACAGCCTAATCCACCCTCACGTCCATCCTCTCCCCGGGTCTTGGGATGGAGTAGGGAGGACAATGGTGAAGACATGTCACCCTCAGTGTCCTTCAACGATGCCCGATCTGTGTTCTGTCAAAATAGCCAATCCAACTCCCAGAGCTGGACCCCCCACTATAGCTCTACGTTCCCCAGGCCCTATGGTGAGCCCTCCCGGGGAAGGCTGTCCACACGCGGGTCCCAGACTGTCAGTCGGCGCAGCCAGTCTGACCAGAGACCCAGcctgacaacacaacaacagGATTTGTCCAACCCAGGCACACCACGGGGCCGGACACGAGGAAGTGAGCCAAATATGTCCAAAAGCAGTGAGAG GATGGTCAATGGTCTTGTGACGGAAGGGGACAACCAATCAGATCCAAGTGCTGTTGATACAGATTTGGATCCTGAGCAGTAG